A stretch of Carnobacterium iners DNA encodes these proteins:
- the prfB gene encoding peptide chain release factor 2 (programmed frameshift), producing MEISDIRNKVEAVKEKIAGFGGLFDLESMEQNIAEYDYQMTNPTFWDDAQKAQALINEANTLKETYTSFKQLEDKQEELELMLDMVKEENDPDLEEELENDSKIFFQTLEQYELDMLLSEPYDKNNAIIELHPGAGGTESQDWGSMLLRMYTRWADKKGFKVETLDYQAGDEAGIKSVTLLIKGHNAYGYLKAEKGVHRLVRISPFDSAGRRHTSFVSIDVIPEIEGDINIEINSDDLRVDTYRASGAGGQHINKTDSAIRITHTPTGIVVASQAQRSQMKNRDQAMGMLKAKLHQLDIKKKEQEMAEIRGEQKEIGWGSQIRSYVFHPYTMVKDHRTNYESGNVTNVMDGDIDSFIQAYLRSTLTPDN from the exons ATGGAAATAAGTGACATTAGAAATAAAGTAGAAGCAGTGAAAGAAAAGATTGCCGGTTTC GGAGGTCTCTTTGACTTAGAGAGCATGGAACAAAACATTGCTGAATACGATTATCAAATGACAAATCCTACTTTTTGGGATGATGCACAAAAAGCGCAGGCCTTGATTAATGAAGCGAATACGCTGAAAGAAACCTATACAAGCTTTAAACAATTAGAAGATAAACAGGAAGAACTAGAGCTCATGCTTGATATGGTTAAAGAAGAAAACGATCCAGATTTAGAAGAAGAATTAGAAAATGATAGTAAGATTTTCTTTCAGACACTTGAACAGTATGAATTAGATATGCTATTGAGTGAACCCTATGATAAGAACAATGCAATTATTGAGTTACACCCAGGAGCTGGTGGAACGGAATCACAAGATTGGGGCAGTATGTTATTGCGTATGTACACGCGTTGGGCTGATAAAAAAGGGTTTAAAGTTGAGACTCTTGATTACCAGGCTGGTGACGAAGCCGGAATAAAAAGTGTGACGTTATTAATTAAAGGCCATAATGCCTATGGTTATTTAAAAGCTGAAAAAGGGGTTCATCGTTTAGTTCGTATTTCACCGTTTGATTCAGCTGGGCGCCGTCATACGTCGTTTGTTTCTATCGATGTTATTCCAGAAATAGAAGGAGATATTAATATTGAAATCAATTCAGATGATTTGAGAGTAGATACTTATCGAGCAAGTGGAGCTGGTGGACAGCATATCAACAAAACAGACTCGGCTATTCGAATTACGCACACTCCAACAGGGATTGTTGTCGCCAGTCAAGCGCAACGTTCGCAAATGAAAAATAGAGATCAAGCGATGGGTATGTTAAAGGCTAAGTTGCATCAATTAGACATCAAAAAGAAAGAACAAGAAATGGCTGAAATAAGAGGAGAACAAAAAGAAATAGGCTGGGGATCTCAGATTAGATCCTATGTTTTCCATCCTTATACGATGGTCAAAGATCATCGCACAAATTATGAATCAGGCAATGTTACAAATGTGATGGATGGAGACATTGATTCGTTTATCCAAGCCTATTTAAGAAGTACTTTAACACCAGATAACTAA
- the secA gene encoding preprotein translocase subunit SecA translates to MANFLRSLIENDKKELKSLSKVADQIEIFADQMAALSDEELKAKTLEFRLSYQNGKTLDDLLPEAFAVVREAAKRVLGLYPYHVQLMGGVTLHRGNIPEMKTGEGKTLTATMPVYLNALTGEGVHVVTVNEYLASRDAVEMGELYQWLGLTVGLNLNSKTAEEKREAYLADVMYSTNNEMGFDYLRDNMVVYKEQMVQRPLHYAIVDEVDSILIDEARTPLIISGQAEKSTTLYTRTDFFVKGLKEEEDYTIDVQSKTVVLTEVGMEKAEKTFRVENLYDVENQALTHHLDQALRANYIMLFDIDYVIQDDKVMIVDQFTGRIMDGRRYSDGLHQAIEAKEGVTIQNESKTMANITFQNFFRMYKKLAGMTGTAKTEEEEFREIYNISVVAIPTNKPLVRDDRPDLLYPTLISKFEAVVEEIKERHATGQPILVGTVAVETSELLSGLLKQAKIKHEVLNAKNHFKEAEIITNAGQKGSITIATNMAGRGTDIKLGAGVIEAGGLCVIGTERHESRRIDNQLRGRAGRQGDPGVTQFYLSLEDDLMRRFGSERIQAVLERLKVQDEDAVIQSKMISRQVESAQKRVEGNNYDTRKNVLQYDDVMREQREIMYKQRLEVIMEQESLKKVTIPMMARAINRMVQLHTQGLKEEWSLQNILDFAHSAVVHPDDLSLVDLENKSAIEIQTILLDAAKEIYTEKEQQLNGTEQVLEFEKVVILRVVDSKWTDHIDTMDQLRQGIGLVAYGQSNPLVEYQTEGFRLFEEMIAAIDYDVTRLLMKSQIRQNLQREQVAKGTTARSAGDGEVVKEAKKKPVSADGTKVGRNDPCPCGSGKKYKNCHGQA, encoded by the coding sequence GGTAAAACATTAGATGACTTATTACCTGAGGCTTTTGCGGTTGTTCGTGAAGCAGCAAAACGTGTCCTTGGGTTATACCCTTACCACGTTCAGTTAATGGGTGGTGTGACGTTACATCGCGGCAATATCCCTGAAATGAAAACAGGTGAAGGTAAAACGTTAACTGCTACAATGCCGGTTTATTTAAATGCCTTAACTGGTGAAGGCGTACACGTCGTAACGGTCAATGAATACTTGGCTAGTCGAGATGCTGTTGAAATGGGCGAATTGTATCAATGGTTAGGACTAACCGTTGGATTAAACTTGAACTCAAAAACAGCTGAAGAAAAACGCGAAGCCTACTTGGCTGACGTTATGTACAGCACTAACAATGAAATGGGTTTTGATTATCTAAGAGATAATATGGTTGTTTATAAAGAACAGATGGTACAAAGACCCTTGCATTACGCTATTGTCGATGAAGTCGACTCTATTTTAATCGATGAAGCTAGGACACCTTTGATTATTTCTGGACAAGCTGAAAAGTCTACGACTCTTTATACGCGTACAGACTTCTTTGTTAAAGGATTAAAAGAAGAAGAAGACTATACTATTGATGTTCAGTCAAAAACCGTTGTACTTACTGAAGTAGGAATGGAAAAAGCTGAAAAAACTTTCCGTGTAGAGAACTTGTATGATGTAGAAAATCAAGCCTTAACTCATCACTTGGATCAAGCTTTACGTGCAAATTATATTATGTTGTTCGATATTGATTACGTTATTCAAGACGATAAGGTGATGATTGTTGACCAATTTACGGGACGTATCATGGATGGTCGTCGCTATTCAGATGGCTTACATCAAGCAATTGAAGCTAAAGAAGGCGTCACAATTCAAAACGAATCAAAAACTATGGCAAATATTACATTCCAAAACTTCTTTAGAATGTATAAGAAATTAGCAGGAATGACCGGAACAGCGAAGACAGAAGAAGAAGAGTTCCGTGAAATCTACAACATTAGCGTTGTAGCGATTCCAACGAATAAACCATTAGTTCGTGATGACCGTCCAGACTTGTTGTATCCTACATTAATTAGTAAGTTCGAAGCAGTTGTTGAAGAAATCAAAGAACGACACGCTACTGGACAACCTATATTGGTCGGAACAGTCGCTGTTGAAACTTCAGAATTATTATCTGGTTTGTTGAAGCAAGCAAAAATTAAACATGAAGTACTAAATGCTAAAAATCACTTTAAAGAAGCAGAAATCATAACGAATGCTGGACAAAAAGGTTCGATTACTATTGCAACTAATATGGCTGGACGTGGAACCGATATTAAATTAGGCGCTGGGGTTATTGAGGCTGGTGGACTTTGTGTTATTGGTACGGAGCGTCATGAGTCAAGACGTATTGATAATCAGTTACGTGGACGTGCAGGACGTCAAGGAGATCCAGGTGTGACACAATTCTATCTTTCTTTAGAAGATGACTTAATGAGACGATTTGGCTCAGAAAGAATTCAAGCAGTCCTTGAGCGTTTGAAAGTCCAAGATGAAGATGCTGTTATCCAAAGTAAAATGATTTCGCGCCAAGTTGAATCCGCTCAAAAACGCGTTGAAGGAAATAACTATGATACACGTAAGAACGTCTTACAGTACGATGACGTTATGCGCGAACAGCGCGAAATTATGTACAAACAACGCTTAGAAGTGATCATGGAACAAGAATCATTGAAAAAAGTAACGATTCCGATGATGGCACGTGCTATTAACCGTATGGTCCAACTACATACGCAAGGACTTAAAGAAGAGTGGAGTCTCCAAAATATTTTAGATTTTGCTCATTCGGCAGTTGTTCATCCAGATGATTTGAGTTTAGTTGATCTAGAAAATAAATCGGCCATTGAAATTCAAACTATTTTACTAGATGCGGCAAAAGAAATTTACACTGAAAAAGAGCAACAATTAAATGGAACAGAGCAAGTATTAGAATTTGAAAAAGTGGTTATTTTACGAGTAGTAGACAGCAAGTGGACAGATCATATTGATACAATGGATCAATTACGTCAAGGTATCGGTTTAGTAGCGTATGGTCAATCAAATCCGTTGGTTGAATACCAAACAGAAGGATTTAGATTATTTGAAGAAATGATCGCAGCCATTGATTACGATGTGACTAGATTATTGATGAAGTCTCAAATTCGTCAAAATTTACAAAGAGAACAGGTAGCTAAAGGTACGACAGCTCGTTCAGCGGGTGACGGTGAAGTTGTTAAAGAAGCAAAGAAAAAACCAGTATCTGCTGATGGAACAAAAGTAGGTCGTAACGATCCATGTCCATGTGGCAGCGGCAAAAAATACAAAAATTGTCATGGACAAGCTTAA